The Rubidibacter lacunae KORDI 51-2 DNA window AAAACTATTGGAGGCGACCGCTGCAGCGGTCGCCTCCAACTTGATACCGATTCGGTATGCTTTGCGCCTTCGAATGATGCGGAACCGGGGACTTGAACCCCGACAGGAAAACTCCCACTAGAACCTGAATCTAGCGCGTCTACCAATTCCGCCAGTTCCGCTCATAACTTCTGACGCGATTTTCCATCATTCCACAAGAATCTCAGGGTGTCAAGAGCAGCGAGGTAGGGCCGCGAGCGGGGTATCTCCAAATCCATGCTGTAGTTTCGCAATAACGGGGACTCGAGTTCGGCTAATTGAGAATGAATCCGATCCCTCACACCTTCCATTACATGGAATAAATTGCTAAAGATCGATCCTTATTGGAGCGTAGGTGAGTTTTATTTCCACTGTTGGCGGGTTGGGGGAATGTTAACGGGTAGGAGATCGCGAAGCAAGTCGGGATTCTATTGCCGATCGCGCGAAGTGTTGGGGTCTGGCACGCCAATGTGGTCCGATCCGCAATCTTTAAGCTCAATAAGGCGCGATCGGACGCCCGTTCTTGAGAATAAGAGTATAGATTCGCACGCGCCCTTTGCCTGAGAGTGAAGTGGGGAATACTAGACAATACATGGCTTTCCGGTAGAATCGGAACAAATTTTGCCCCGCGCTCGTACATAGTGTCAGAGATCTATCTATAGTGTCAGAGGTCTGTGGTGGAGGATAGAGCCATGAACGTGTCATCGAGTTCCGCGGCCCCAACGCACCTTAATGCCAGTGAGTCCGCGCTCAAAATCTGGGGGGGAACACCCCTGAGCGGCCACGTCAGAGTAAGCGGTGCCAAAAATTCCGCCCTCGTAATTATGGCTGGGACGCTCTTGTGTCCGGAGCCCTGCCGCCTGAGTAACGTGCCTTCGCTGGTGGATGTGGCGCGCATGGGTCAGATGCTGAGCGCGCTCGGCGTGCGGGTCGAGCGAAACGGCGACGTGCTCGACATCGATGCCAGTCACCTCCACTCTGCTACTGCTCCCTATGAAGTAGTCTCGAAATTGCGCGCTAGCTTCTTTGCAATTGGACCGCTATTAGCGCGATATGGTTCGGCTCAGATTCCGATGCCTGGCGGCTGCGCAATCGGTACGCGGCCGGTCGACCTGCACGTGCGCGGGTTGCAGCAGCTAGGCGCACACGTTCGTATCGAGCACGGCATTGTCTACGCCAGCCTAGCCGGACGCAATTGCCGCTTGAAGGGCGCGCGTATTTATTTGGACTATCCCAGTGTCGGCGCGACAGAAACGCTGCTAATGGCAGCCACTCTTGCCGAGGGCGAGACGATTATTGAAAATGCCGCCCAAGAACCAGAGGTTATCGACTTGGCAAACTTCTGCCGGTCGATGGGCGCGCGCATTCGCGGAGCGGGGACAAAGGAAATCGCGATCGTTGGAACGCCGCGGCTGCACGGGACGGAATACGCGATTGTGCCCGATCGCATCGAAGCTGGAACGTTGCTCATCGCTGGGGCGATCGCCCGTTCGGAAATTAGCCTGTCACCAGTGGTGCCGGAACACCTATCGCCAGTTATCGCCAAGCTGCAGGAAGTCGGTCCGCAAGTCGTGCGCGATGCCGAAGACTGCTTGCGCGTTTTGCCGGCAGAGTTACACGCGACGGACATTGAAACCCTGCCGTATCCAGGCTTTCCAACCGATATGCAGGCACAGTTCACGGCGCTGTTGGCTTTGGCAGAGGGGGATAGTGTCGTCACGGAAACGGTTTTCGAGAACCGCATGGGACATGTTGCCGAGTTGGCGAGGATGGGAGCGGACATGCGCGTACGCGGTCGACACGCCCTGATTCGCGGCGTTCCAACGCTGACGGGTGCGCCCGTGATGGCCACCGATCTGCGCGCATCGGCAGCCTTGGTACTGGCCGGTCTGGCGGCGAAGGATGTCACCATCGTGCAAGGATTGCATCACCTCGATCGCGGCTATGAACACCTCGATGGCAAGTTGCGGAAGCTAGGCGCGCGCATGGAACGCATGGCGATGGCTGCTGATGAAGTTGTTGCAGCCGTTCCTGCCTCGTAACGAAAATGGACAGCGATCGCCGCGCGGCTGCAATGGGTTAACATCCGACCATTGCGCTTGTCCGGGACGTCAATCGACCCGGACGATTCTGCTGCCACTAGGCGATCGCTACACTCCAATGTGAATCTTGACCCCGAGCTTCCGTGCCGCGCTCGGGCAACGTTTCCTCAGTCTTTCGCCTTGCCGTTGCTGACTCTGCGAGGTGCAAGCGCCATCGCTAGCTATGATTTGTCGCCAGCTTACAACGCGCAAATCGACCTACCGACAGATGCTTTCTTGCAGCAGTTTGCCTGCCGGAGCACCCCCAACTCGATTCGGCATCTTGGCATTATTAGTTGTCTCGTTTCAGCGGTCTGGGCGGGTCCTCCTCAACGGGCGTTAAACGTTTGCCTGCGCGACGCGGCTGCCGAGGTTATCGAGAACCGACTAGCATAGGTCCGAGAGAGCACTGGAGCGATCGCTATGGAAGGTTTTTGGGAAAACGTGTTGCGCTATCCGCGCTACTTCATCACAATTTCACTCGGCATTTTTTTTGCCCTGTTCGAGCGCCTGCGCCCGCTCTTGCAGCGGCCCTCAACGGCCATCGCCTTAGTCGGCGCCATTGTCGGTGGATTTGCATTTATCGCCTTTACCCTCCAGGCTATGCTCGGCTACTCTGCACCGTAGCGTGAAGAGCTTCGTTATGCTGGGTGTCGGGCCGTCGGTCACGGACGCACGGACAGTCGCGCCCTTGCAGCCCATCTAAGGAGTATCGGAGCGTGGCTACTAATCGTCGCATCGCACGTGTTGCATCGCTGATCCAGCGCGAGGTCAGCCAAATGCTAACCAGTGAAATTAAAGACGACCGCGTAGGAGCGGGAATGCCAAGCGTTACGACGGTTGAGGTGTCGGGCGATTTGCAGCACGCCAAGATTTTCGTCAGCGTTTACGGGACTGAAGACGCTCGCGCTGAGACGATGGATGGGTTGCGCGCGTCAACGGGTTTCGTGCGCCGCGCACTGGGCCAGCGCATTCGTTTGCGGCGAACCCCTGAGATTGCTTTTTTCGAGGATCGTTCGCTCGAGCGGGGGGTTCGGACTATATCTTTGCTGGACGAACTGCGTCAAAAACGCGAGTCGCGCGAAGATATTCTTGATTCCGCCGAAGATATGGGCTGAATCCAGGTTGGGTTACTGACCGACCACCTGTCCCCGAAGGGACGATTCGATTCTGACGATTCGATCCTGAAGCCCTGCAGTCGAGTTGGGCGATCGCCTGCCATCGGTAGTGGAGGCTCCGACGATGCCCGCGCGTGTTTCTTCACCCACATTGCCGACTAAATCCCTGCCGGATTTCAGGCAGCTGCCGCTTCCCGAACAAGTTGCGCAGCTCATTGTCGTGCGCGCCTCCGGCCAGCTATTCGATCGCCAAATCCGCTATCCGCAATGGGAACCGCCAGCCGCAATCTTACGGCATTGGTTGAGCGACTTGAACGTCGGCGGGGTGATTCTTCTGGGTGGGAGCGCTACTGAGGTGGCTTGCCGAACGCAACAGCTGCAGAGCTGGGCAAGACTGCCGCTGGCGATCGCAGCCGACATCGAAGAAGGGGTCGGACAGCGCTTTCCTGGAGCAACATGGTTTCCGCCGCCGATGGCGATCGCTGCGATCGCCCGGCGCGACTTGCCACATGCATGCGCCCTATGCGAGCAAATGGGTGCGACGACTGCCCGCGAAGCACTGGCACTCGGCATCCATTGGATTCTGGGTCCGGTCGCCGACGTAAACAATAACCCGGACAACCCAGTCATCAATGTACGCGCTTTTGGCGAGGCAGCGGCGACGGTTACCTCGTTAGTTGCTGCCTTCATTCGCGGTGCCCAACAGTATCCGGTGCTGACCTGCGCCAAACACTTTCCCGGTCACGGGGACACTGCCGTCGACTCGCACCTGACGTTGCCAACTGTTACGGCTGGTCCCGAGCGCCTGGCACAAGTGGAGCTGCCTCCGTTTCAAAGCGCGATCGCGGCCGGGGTCGACAGCATTATGAGCGCGCACTTGCTCGTACCGGCTTGGGACGCAGAGTGCCCGGCAACCGTTTCGCCTGCAGTCTTGACCGAGCAGCTGCGCCGGCAGCTGGGCTTCACAGGACTTGCCGTCACTGACGCGTTGATCATGGGCGCGATCGCCGACATTGCTCCGCCCGAAGAACTACCAGTGCTGGCTCTGGAAGCCGGCGCTGATATCCTGTTGATGCCTGCCGATCCGGTTGCCGCGATCGCGGCGGTCTGCCGAGCCGTAGAGTCGGGTCGCATCGCACGCGATCGCCTGTATTGTTCGCTCGAACGCCTTTGGCATGCCAAGCAACGCATCTTGACAGGAGCGTCCCTCGAGCCCGCTACCGACCTAACCGCTGAGCTAGCGCGACCGGAAGCCGTGGCGGCAGCCCGCGCGATTGATGCTGCCGCCATGCAGTTTGGGGGATCCCTCCCCGCCAGCTTGCCGCCCGGTACGCGCAACCTCGTTATCGTCGACGATCTGCTGAACAGTCCGTTCTTGGACCGCCACGTCCCCGCGATTGCCTTTCCGGAACAGCTCGGTTGCAATTTGCACCTGCTGCCCCGGCACCAGCTTGCCGACTGTCGCGATCGCCTCTGCGATGGCACGCCGACGTTCTTGCAACTGTTCGCACGCGGCAATCCTTTTCGCGGCGCGGCTGGACTCGATAGAACGACCCGCACCATCCTTCAAACTCTGATTGCCAGCGGCACGCTGCAAGCGATCGCCGTCTACGGCAGCCCGTACCTCCTTGACTGGTTACACCCGCACCTGCCGCCCGAGCTGCCCTGGACCTTCACTTACGGGCAAACACCTGACGCGCAGGAAATCGCGATCGCGCGGCTGTGCCCGTCGGCGGGCGAGAAAATGTCAGGCTCCCCTGACACCACGACAGCGGTTTTCCTGTGATCTGTCTTAACCTGCTTTTAGCCACTTCTTTACTTTGCTAGGAAGGTTGGTTTTTACAGCCAAGCCAAAGTCAAACCGGCCTTCGCTTTCGGTTTTTGACTCCTGCGCACAATTCCTAATGCTCGGACGGAATCCTTAATATTTGCAAACAAGCCTGCGAACTGTAGCTCAGAATACTGAAAATTCCGGGTGTATCCCCAAGTCATTTGAGGTTAATATTTATGTTGAGGCTGCATTCCTTTGAGAGCTATGAGCGTATTGACCATGCCAACTGCTGCTCCCGCTGCACCCGAGCGCTACTCGATCGAGACGCTCCGCGAGGAAGCTCGCCACTTAGTCGATTGCGGTCACGTTAGCCCGCATCAACCGCTTTACATCCTTTGTCAATTTATTCCTCCGCGCGAGTGGATTTGTGTCGAATGCGAACTGGAGCGCAACGATTTTCTGTTGCGCGATTGTGTAGCCGATCTAATTGGCGCTCAGACCTGGCAGAACGACTGAAAACCTGTGCGGGACTCCGAGCCGTTTCGAGCTCGCCCTCGCCCTGACGCGAGCTGTTCTCCTGCTGATTTCCCGATGGGTGCAGTGCGAATGTGATAACTCAGGCAATGCGGTTCACACTCGAAGATCCTGTAGCATGTCAGCCACCAATCATCTTCAGAGCCGAGGCGTGCAATTGCACGCCTCGGTTATTCATGCCGGGCTGTTTTTGATGGCTTGCCGCGATCGCTCGCGGTTTCGACACATCAGGGACACAACACTTGAGCGAGCGCTATGGTCTGCAGCGGTCCTTCAAACTGTTACGGGTTGAGTTTTAGCGGCGACCGCGTCTTTACTGCAAACTGTCGAGCAGTTGCTGTTTGGCTGTGGCTAGCGCCTTTGGCAACTCGGTTGGCTCGCGCCCGCCTGCTTGTGCTAGGTTCGGGCGCCCGCCGCCGCCGCCGCCGCACAATTTTGCAATACCTCCGATAAACTTCCCGGCCTGCAGCTTTTTTTCGTTGATAATCTTCGCAGCGAAGGCTGCCACTAGGCTGACTTTGCCTTCTGCCGGTACCGAACCCAGCACGACCGCACTTTCGCCTAGCTTCTGCTGCAAGCGCTCTGCTGCTGTCTTGAGGCTTTCTGCATCGAGTTCGCCCATGTTCGCGACGAGTACCTGGAAAGCACCGACCGTTTCGGCCGTATCGAGCAAGCTATCTGACTTTGCGAGGGCGAGTTCCCGCTTGAGCGTTTCGAGCTGCTTTTGGGCTGACTTGAGGTCGCTTTGCAAGCCATCGACGCGTCCTAGAACCTCTTCGGGTTTGACCTTGAAGCGATCGGACAGATCGCGGACGATGTCGTCGCGGACGTTCAGATACTCCAGCACTGCCGGTCCAGCCACGGCTTCGATGCGCCGCACGCCCGAGGAAATACCTGTTTCCGACACGATTTTAAACAAACCAATTTCTGCCGTGTTGTTGACGTGAGTGCCGCCGCACAACTCCATCGACACGCCGGGTACGTCAATGACACGAACGACATCGCCGTACTTCTCGCCGAACATGGCTACGGCTCCCTTGGCTTTGGCATCGGCGATCGCCATTTCTGCTGCTTGCGTGTCGTGGGCTTCAGCAATCCAAGTGTTGATTTGCTCCTCGATTTGTTGCAATTCCTCAGGGGCGATCGCGCGCGGGCAGTTGAAGTCGAACCGCAGGCGATCGAAGGCGACGAGCGAGCCAGCTTGAGAGACGGCCGGATCGACCATTTGCTTTAGGGCGGCTTGCAATAAGTGTGTAGCCGTGTGATGGGCTTGGGCACGACGGCGGCAGGAGCGATCGATCTGCGCGTTGAGTAGCGTGCCGAGCTCCAGCGTGCCGCGTTCTACGCGCCCGTGGTGGACGAAAATGCTGCCTTCTTTCTGAACGTCCTCAACACGCACGAGTACGTCATCGCTGCTCAGGTAGCCGCGATCGCCGATTTGCCCGCCGGACTCGGCGTAGAACGGGGTCGAATCGAGGACGATTTGCACGGTCGTCCCGGCTGCTGCGCGCTCGACCTGCCGTCCACCGGCAACTAATCCCATCACTTGCGCCGGACTGGCGTATTCCCTGTAACCGAGGAATTGGGTCTTAGTCCCACTGGCCGCGATCGCGCCGATGGCATTTTTCGCTGTCAGGTCGATAGTTTCGTGGGCGGCTTGGTTTTGCTCTCGATGTTCATTCATTGCTGCATCGAAGCCATCCATGTCAACCGTCAACCCGCGTTCTTCGGCTGCTTCTTGAGTCAGCTCGACGGGATACCCGTAGGTTGCATAGAGATCGAAGGCATCGCGCCCGTCGATCTGCTTGCTGGCTGTCTGCTCGGTTTTGGCGACAATTGCAGCCAGTACCGCTTCGCCGCGTTCCAGCGTTTTGAAGAAGGCGGCTTCTTCGCGTTCGATTTCGCCGAGGATGTAATCGGCGCGATCGCGAACATTGGGGTATGGCTTGGCAGCAAGGTCGATAGCGGTCTCGGCAACTTGCGTAATGAATGCGGTGGTAATGCCGATCGCGCGGCCGTGGCGGACAACGCGGCGGAGCAGGCGGCGCATGATGTAGCCGCGTCCGAGGTTGGAGGCGCTGACGCCGTCGGCAATGAGGTGAACGATCGCGCGGACGTGGTCGCCGATGACCTTGAGCGAGGTTTGGGTGGAGTCGTCAGTGCTGGTGAAGTCGATATTGGCGATCGCGGCGGCGGTTTTGATGATGGGGAGAATCAGGTCGGTTTCGTAGTTGTTGGGCACGTCCTGCAGGATCTGTGCCATGCGCTCCAACCCCATCCCGGTGTCGATATTTTGGGTCTGCAGCGGCGTCAGGTTGCCCTCGCGATCGCGGTTGTACTGCATGAACACGAGGTTGTAGAACTCGATGAACCGCGTGTCGTCTTCGAGATCGATCGCGTCATCACCGTGTTCGGGATGGAAGTCGTAATAGATCTCCGAGCAGGGACCGCAGGGACCGGTCGGACCGGCAGCCCAGAAGTTGTCTGCTTCGCCCAAACGCTGAATGCGGTGCGCCGGTACGCCAATTTTGTCACGCCAGATAGCAAATGCTTCATCGTCTTCGCGGAAGACGCTGGGGACGAGACGCTCTGGCGGCAAACCGAAGACTTCGGTAGACAGCTCCCACGCCCACTGAATGGCTTCTGCTTTGAAGTAGTCGCCGAAGCTGAAGTTGCCCAGCATTTCAAAGAACGTGTGGTGGCGTTTGGTGCGGCCGACGTTCTCGATGTCATTGGTGCGAATGCATTTTTGGGAGGTGGTAGCGCGCGCGTAGGAGGCGCTGCGCTGGCCGAGGAAAATCGGCTTGAACTGCAACATCCCGGCGATCGTCAGCAGCACGGTGGGATCGTCCGGAACGAGAGATGCGCTGGGCAGCTCCTGATGATGGCGCTGGACATAAAAGTCGAGGAACTTACGCCGAATGTCGTCGCCGCTCAGGTATTGCGGGCGAAATTGTGAGGAGGTGGGCATCGCGTCTGCTCGAAATCGGGGTTACTGCAATCTGACGGTCAGGTTCTTGCGGATTTTGTGGAGTGGGACTTAATCTCTCTGTCCAAGAGGATTCTGCGGTGAAACACCTCCAGATTCCCCTTCCAGCTAAAACATCATGGCAATCTCTTCAGCGGGACCCAAAACCATTTGCATTCCCATGGCATCCGTAGCTGCATATCTGCCGCTGATGAAGATAGTCAAGTGCGTTCAGCACCTACCCCGATCCCATGTTTGAAAAACACCCGAGCTGTTTCCAGACGGGAATTCCAGCGGCTACTGGCTCCATGATACGCTGCATTCGAAGAAGCTCGGCTTCACCAGGCGCCGGATCGAATTGGCAAGCATGGGGGACGTTTGTGAAGTGCGTCCGGATTTTGCGATGTCCTCCATGGTTTGAATAACCGATGAGGTCGAGAAAGCGCAGTAGATAAAGCGCTTTGAGGTTCCCTTTACGGTTCTGGTCTATGCCTTCGATCGCGAGCGGCACTGGTCTGCTTACGGTAAAGATACTGAAACACTGCACGTGAAAGCATTCCCATCAACGAGACCGGTCTGTTGCTGAAACCAATTGCCCGCAACTTGCTCGTCATCGACAAGGATGATGAATTCATTGCTTTGAGAAATGCCACGATCGCTTCCTCGAGCTGCTGCTTCCAATCGAACGCTCGAGCTTTGCGCATCCGATAGCCGTTCAACGTTTGCGGCGTCCGCCGGCTGCACGAGCCTTCGGACATCATCGCTTTTGCGAGCATTTAAGTCTTTGAATTGCTTGATAAACCCAGCTGCAAATCGGCTCTCGGACAGTGATGCGTTCGGTGAGGAAATCCAATATTAAGACCGGACGAGCCGTCACCGTCGAACGTGCTGGCATCGCAGATATTCAGGCTGTTACCCATGGAAAGTCCTCCTGTGGGAATTGCCTCAATTATTCAAACCGCCCACTGCAAGTCCGCACCCGGACGGCGATCGCACCCCGTTTTGCACCAATGTACTATTCTTTGGTACCCGCTCTACCACAACCCGACCGAATGAGTCGGGAGGGTTTAGGCTTGATGAGTTTCAGGGCCTTCGCGGGAGAAGTGGCAGCGAACGCGGAGCGGACACCTCGGGCAGTGCGGCGATCGCGCGCGACACACTAACGCCCCAAAGTCGATGAGGGTAAGGTTCCAGCGATCTACGCGATCGCTGGGAGCGACGGCATCGGCCGCCGCCCACAGCAACGGGTCGCGGGACTTCACCCGACCGCCGTGCAAGCCCAAACACCGCTCCAGAATGCGCGCGACGCTGGCATCGAGCACCGCTGCCGATTGCTCGAAAACCTGCGATAGCAATGCTCGCGCCGTGTACATGCCGACGCCGGGCAGTTGTAGCAACTCTGCTTCCGTGTCGGGCAAACGTCCTGCGTAAGGCGGACCGAGAAGCGCACGAGCTGCTGCTGTCAAACGTTCGGCCCGGAAGTGCAGTCCGAGCGGGCGCAGCACGTTGCCCAACTCGCGCTCGTCAGCGGCTGCTAAATCGAGCAGCGTTGGGTAGCGTGCGAGTACCTCCAAATACACGGGTACGACAGACTTTGCTTCGGTTTTCTGGAGCAAGCACTCCGCTACGAGCAGTGCATACGGGTCGCGCGTCTGGCGCCAGGGAAAATCCCGCAGGTTCTGCTGCCCCCACGCCTGCAGTTGCGAGCGAAACCAACCCACCATTGTCGGATCGAGATCGAGTTCTGGGATCGGATTGCGTGCCAAGTCGAACCTACCGCGATCGCCTCCAGCAACGATATAGCAAAGGGCGCATTGTGAGATCGCAAGCAAATTCAGCCTGGTTCGGGCAAGCAATCCGTGCAAGCAATCCGTGCAGGCGATCTAAGAATTTGGTTGCGAAGCAAAGCGGTGTGGGGATGTTTGTCATAGGCGATCGACCCTTCGTGTCACGATACCTCCATGTTCTTCAGGGATTGTCAGGGTTTTTGTTTGACTCCCAGGGCAGAGTCAGGCTTTGAACTACCTCTGAGCCGAAATTTCTGACACCCCCTGCCATAGATCGACTGAGGAGGGTGCGCCCGCTGCAATTACCGACAGCATTTATCGCGACGTTTCTTGCTAGCGAACTACTCTGGCTCGACGTCGAGTTCGTAGAGATTCCACAAGGCACTGTCGAGCGCCGTGTACTTGATATTCTGGATGCGATCGCGAATAGCCGAAAGCGAGAGCGGATTGATGAGGTAGATGAACGGCACTTGTTCGGCAACGATTTGCTGGAACTCGCCGTAGATTGCCTTGCGTTTCTCCTCGTCAAGTTCTCCCACCCCGGCAATAAAGAGGCGATCGATCTCGCGTTCCCAATCGGAAACCTCCCACCCTTGAATCGGTGGCTGTCCGGGAATCGGACCCTGATTGAACGTATGGAGCGACCCGCCAGAATACCAAACGTTGAACCCGCCGTGCGGATCGAGACTGCCGCCGCCAAAGCCCAAAAGGCAGGTGTCCCAATCGCGGCGGTCGAGCTTCTTTATCATTGCATTGAACTGAAGTACTTGTAAGTCCGTCCGGATGCCGATTGCTTCAAGATCCTGCACGATTTGTACTGCTGAATCCGGGCGCGTTACTAACATCCGAAAGCGCACGCGATTGCCATCGGCATCAAACAGCAACCCATCTGCATCGTACTGAAAGCCGGCATTTGTCAATAAAGAGTGCGCGCGCTCGGGATCGTAGCTGTAGGTTTTAAGTCCCTCTTCAGGAGACAGATAAAACGGACTTTGAATTACAATCGGCGAGTGTTGGATGGCACCCAAACCGCGATACGTCGTATTTTTAATCTGCTCGCGATCGATGGCATACGCTACTGCCTGACGGAACGCTTTGTTCTGAAACCAACGCTGCTTGACCGGATCGACAAACGGTGTTCCGTTCTCATCTAGGGCGCGATTGAGATTGAAAGTCAAGAAACTCTTGCTGTTTACAGGGCCGCCATTGTAAATCGTGTAGCCGCCTCGTGCCTCTTCGCGCTTGAGCAATCGAAATTGCTTTGGCGAAACGGAGAGAATATCCAGGTCGCCCGTGCGAAACGCGATCAATTGATTGTCGGCGGATTCGATGGTTTGCACTACGAGGCGTTCGATGTAGGGCTGGGGTTCGCCATCTTTGCCTTTACGCCAATAGTAAGGATTGCGCTCCAAGATCGTGCGCTGAGATGGCACGTAGCGGACGATACGATACGGACCGGCTCCAATAACCGTCCGCGGATCGGCTCCTGTCGTCCAGGTCGATAAATACTTCAAATTCCCGCCAGCATCGGAGTCTTCTAGGGACGATGCGAGCACGTGCTCCGGCAAGATGTACAGCCCGCCCGCAAAACGCAAGAAGGGTGCAAAGGGTTCGGGGACGGCGAACTCCACGCGACGATCGTCGAGTTTGCGGACGGCCGGAAATGTGCCAGACTCGCCAATTCTTAGGATGTCACGCACGCCGATGGGAATCTTTTCGTTGAGGTAAATTTTGTCGTAAGAAAATACAACGTCACTAGCCGTCAGGGGTTCACCGTCCGACCACTGCAGTCCCTCGCGCAACGTAAAGATAATACGCAAGCGATCGTCGGAAATCTCCCAGGATTCAGCCAGTGCCGGAATGACCTCGCCCGTGAGACCGTCGATGTCGATCAGACCCTCGTTAATCGGACGGAGGACGTAGCGACTGTACAGCGAGTCGTTGAGCGGTGCATTAAATGTGGTTGGGTCGCTCGGAATAGAAAACACTAGTTGCGAAACAGCTGCTGTTGGCGTTCTGTCGCCGCAGCCCGCGATCGCGACCGCAAGCCAAAGTGACAGTAGCACTGCGATCGCCCGACACGCGCGCTGCCATCGCAGCGGAGCCATGAAGCTCGATCGGTTCTCCGCCGGTCGAAAATCCTGAGGGCCTGTCGTGATTCTTGGCATAGTTTGGCATGGTAAGGGATACTTCTAGCATCGGCAAATCCTTGGCACGTTGGTCCTCGCTTGCCAACCCTTGCCCCAACTCTTGCTGGCCACCGCGATCCTGGCGATCGCATCTCCGCTACCGTCGGACGCGACGGGCGCGACTAGCTACGGCAGCGTCGGACGCCGTTACGCCACCGGGGAAACGGTA harbors:
- the murA gene encoding UDP-N-acetylglucosamine 1-carboxyvinyltransferase, which encodes MNVSSSSAAPTHLNASESALKIWGGTPLSGHVRVSGAKNSALVIMAGTLLCPEPCRLSNVPSLVDVARMGQMLSALGVRVERNGDVLDIDASHLHSATAPYEVVSKLRASFFAIGPLLARYGSAQIPMPGGCAIGTRPVDLHVRGLQQLGAHVRIEHGIVYASLAGRNCRLKGARIYLDYPSVGATETLLMAATLAEGETIIENAAQEPEVIDLANFCRSMGARIRGAGTKEIAIVGTPRLHGTEYAIVPDRIEAGTLLIAGAIARSEISLSPVVPEHLSPVIAKLQEVGPQVVRDAEDCLRVLPAELHATDIETLPYPGFPTDMQAQFTALLALAEGDSVVTETVFENRMGHVAELARMGADMRVRGRHALIRGVPTLTGAPVMATDLRASAALVLAGLAAKDVTIVQGLHHLDRGYEHLDGKLRKLGARMERMAMAADEVVAAVPAS
- a CDS encoding DUF751 family protein, which produces MEGFWENVLRYPRYFITISLGIFFALFERLRPLLQRPSTAIALVGAIVGGFAFIAFTLQAMLGYSAP
- the rbfA gene encoding 30S ribosome-binding factor RbfA, whose protein sequence is MATNRRIARVASLIQREVSQMLTSEIKDDRVGAGMPSVTTVEVSGDLQHAKIFVSVYGTEDARAETMDGLRASTGFVRRALGQRIRLRRTPEIAFFEDRSLERGVRTISLLDELRQKRESREDILDSAEDMG
- a CDS encoding glycoside hydrolase family 3 N-terminal domain-containing protein — translated: MPARVSSPTLPTKSLPDFRQLPLPEQVAQLIVVRASGQLFDRQIRYPQWEPPAAILRHWLSDLNVGGVILLGGSATEVACRTQQLQSWARLPLAIAADIEEGVGQRFPGATWFPPPMAIAAIARRDLPHACALCEQMGATTAREALALGIHWILGPVADVNNNPDNPVINVRAFGEAAATVTSLVAAFIRGAQQYPVLTCAKHFPGHGDTAVDSHLTLPTVTAGPERLAQVELPPFQSAIAAGVDSIMSAHLLVPAWDAECPATVSPAVLTEQLRRQLGFTGLAVTDALIMGAIADIAPPEELPVLALEAGADILLMPADPVAAIAAVCRAVESGRIARDRLYCSLERLWHAKQRILTGASLEPATDLTAELARPEAVAAARAIDAAAMQFGGSLPASLPPGTRNLVIVDDLLNSPFLDRHVPAIAFPEQLGCNLHLLPRHQLADCRDRLCDGTPTFLQLFARGNPFRGAAGLDRTTRTILQTLIASGTLQAIAVYGSPYLLDWLHPHLPPELPWTFTYGQTPDAQEIAIARLCPSAGEKMSGSPDTTTAVFL
- a CDS encoding DUF4327 family protein, with the translated sequence MSVLTMPTAAPAAPERYSIETLREEARHLVDCGHVSPHQPLYILCQFIPPREWICVECELERNDFLLRDCVADLIGAQTWQND
- the alaS gene encoding alanine--tRNA ligase, which encodes MPTSSQFRPQYLSGDDIRRKFLDFYVQRHHQELPSASLVPDDPTVLLTIAGMLQFKPIFLGQRSASYARATTSQKCIRTNDIENVGRTKRHHTFFEMLGNFSFGDYFKAEAIQWAWELSTEVFGLPPERLVPSVFREDDEAFAIWRDKIGVPAHRIQRLGEADNFWAAGPTGPCGPCSEIYYDFHPEHGDDAIDLEDDTRFIEFYNLVFMQYNRDREGNLTPLQTQNIDTGMGLERMAQILQDVPNNYETDLILPIIKTAAAIANIDFTSTDDSTQTSLKVIGDHVRAIVHLIADGVSASNLGRGYIMRRLLRRVVRHGRAIGITTAFITQVAETAIDLAAKPYPNVRDRADYILGEIEREEAAFFKTLERGEAVLAAIVAKTEQTASKQIDGRDAFDLYATYGYPVELTQEAAEERGLTVDMDGFDAAMNEHREQNQAAHETIDLTAKNAIGAIAASGTKTQFLGYREYASPAQVMGLVAGGRQVERAAAGTTVQIVLDSTPFYAESGGQIGDRGYLSSDDVLVRVEDVQKEGSIFVHHGRVERGTLELGTLLNAQIDRSCRRRAQAHHTATHLLQAALKQMVDPAVSQAGSLVAFDRLRFDFNCPRAIAPEELQQIEEQINTWIAEAHDTQAAEMAIADAKAKGAVAMFGEKYGDVVRVIDVPGVSMELCGGTHVNNTAEIGLFKIVSETGISSGVRRIEAVAGPAVLEYLNVRDDIVRDLSDRFKVKPEEVLGRVDGLQSDLKSAQKQLETLKRELALAKSDSLLDTAETVGAFQVLVANMGELDAESLKTAAERLQQKLGESAVVLGSVPAEGKVSLVAAFAAKIINEKKLQAGKFIGGIAKLCGGGGGGRPNLAQAGGREPTELPKALATAKQQLLDSLQ
- a CDS encoding HhH-GPD family protein, whose protein sequence is MARNPIPELDLDPTMVGWFRSQLQAWGQQNLRDFPWRQTRDPYALLVAECLLQKTEAKSVVPVYLEVLARYPTLLDLAAADERELGNVLRPLGLHFRAERLTAAARALLGPPYAGRLPDTEAELLQLPGVGMYTARALLSQVFEQSAAVLDASVARILERCLGLHGGRVKSRDPLLWAAADAVAPSDRVDRWNLTLIDFGALVCRARSPHCPRCPLRVRCHFSREGPETHQA